Proteins from a genomic interval of Callospermophilus lateralis isolate mCalLat2 chromosome 1, mCalLat2.hap1, whole genome shotgun sequence:
- the Mrpl34 gene encoding large ribosomal subunit protein bL34m, with product MAFSAGSLLGPAGKSAAQLGGRLLQPRIWLGFPDSWGLPVLQQARGKARGNEYQPSNIKRKHKHGWIRRLSTPAGVQVILRRMLKGRKSLSH from the exons ATGGCTTTCTCCGCCGGATCCCTATTGGGCCCCGCCGGCAAGTCGGCGGCGCAGCTAGGTGGCAG GTTGTTACAGCCCAGGATATGGTTGGGGTTCCCAGACTCTTGGGGCCTCCCTGTCTTGCAGCAGGCCCGTGGCAAGGCGCGCGGAAACGAGTATCAGCCAAGTAACATCAAACGCAAGCACAAGCACGGGTGGATCCGGCGCCTGAGCACGCCGGCCGGCGTTCAGGTCATCCTCCGTCGCATGCTCAAGGGCCGCAAGTCTCTGAGCCACTGA
- the Abhd8 gene encoding protein ABHD8: MLTGVTDGFFCCLLGTPPNAVGPLESVESSDGYTFVEVKPGRVLRVKHAGPALAPTPPPPPPLDAAQGDRSGLVRCQRRITVYRSGRLLVENLGRAPRADLLHGQNGSGEPPAALEVELADPAGSDGRSNPGSAGSGSGGRRRRARRPKRTIHIDCEKRITSCKGAQADVVLFFIHGVGGSLAIWKEQLDFFVRLGYEVVAPDLAGHGASSAPQVAAAYTFYALAEDMRAIFKRYAKKRNVLIGHSYGVSFCTFLAHEYPDLVHKVIMINGGGPTALEPSICSIFNMPTCVLHCLSPCLAWSFLKAGFARQGAKEKQLLKEGNAFNVSSFVLRAMMSGQYWPEGDEVYHAELTVPVLLVHGMHDKFVPVEEDQRMAEILLLAFLKLIDEGSHMVMLECPETVNTLLHEFLLWEPEPSPKALPEPQPAPPEEKK; encoded by the exons ATGCTGACCGGGGTGACCGACGGTTTCTTCTGCTGCCTACTGGGCACGCCCCCTAACGCTGTGGGGCCCCTGGAAAGCGTCGAGTCCAGCGATGGCTACACCTTTGTGGAGGTCAAACCCGGCCGTGTGCTGCGGGTGAAGCACGCTGGACCCGCCCTTGCTCCCACTCCACCTCCACCACCGCCTCTGGATGCTGCCCAGGGGGACAGGTCCGGCTTGGTCCGCTGCCAGCGCCGGATCACTGTGTACCGCAGCGGGCGCTTGCTGGTGGAGAACCTGGGCCGGGCGCCGAGAGCTGACCTCCTGCATGGGCAGAATGGCTCTGGGGAGCCACCGGCCGCCCTGGAGGTAGAGCTGGCCGATCCGGCAGGCAGCGATGGCCGCTCGAACCCGGGCAGCGCGGGTAGTGGCAGCGGCGGGCGGAGGCGGCGAGCCAGACGCCCGAAGAGGACCATCCACATTGACTGTGAGAAGCGCATCACTAGCTGCAAGGGCGCCCAGGCGGACGTGGTACTGTTTTTCATCCATGGTGTCGGTGGCTCCCTGGCCATCTGGAAGGAGCAACTGGACTTCTTTGTGCGCCTAGGCTATGAGGTGGTGGCACCTGACCTGGCTGGCCATGGGGCCAGCTCTGCGCCTCAGGTAGCTGCAGCCTACACCTTCTATGCGCTGGCTGAGGACATGCGAGCCATCTTCAAGCGCTATGCAAAGAAGCGAAACGTGCTCATTGGACATTCCTATGG GGTGTCCTTCTGCACATTCCTGGCACATGAGTACCCTGACCTGGTGCACAAGGTGATCATGATCAATGGCGGGGGCCCCACCGCCCTGGAGCCCAGCATCTGCTCCATCTTCAATATGCCCACGTGTGTCCTGCATTGCTTGTCGCCCTGCCTGGCCTGGAGCTTCCTCAA GGCCGGCTTTGCCCGCCAAGGAGCCAAAGAGAAGCAGCTGCTGAAGGAAGGCAACGCGTTCAACGTGTCGTCCTTCGTGCTAAGGGCCATGATGAGCGGCCAGTACTGGCCCGAGGGCGACGAAGTCTACCACGCTGAGCTCACGGTGCCTGTCCTGCTTGTCCACGGCATGCACGACAAGTTTGTGCCAGTGGAGGAAGACCAGCGCATGGCGGAG ATCCTGCTCCTGGCCTTCCTGAAGCTTATCGACGAAGGCAGCCACATGGTGATGCTGGAGTGCCCAGAGACGGTCAACACGCTGCTCCACGAGTTCCTGCTCTGGGAGCCGGAACCCTCGCCCAAGGCTCTGCCCGAGCCCCAGCCCGCGCCTCCAGAGGAGAAGAAGTAG